In the genome of Hydrogenophaga sp. PBL-H3, the window ACTGCACGAACGCCATCGTCTGGCTGCAGACGGGCCGGGCACAGGGACGTCGGCACGTCATGCGCCGATTCAAAGCGCCGACTCAGACAGCCAGACGCTTGCGGCCTTTGGCGCGGCGGGCGTTGATCACAGCACGGCCGCCGCGGGTCTTCATGCGAACGAGGAAGCCGTGGGTGCGG includes:
- the rpmH gene encoding 50S ribosomal protein L34, translated to MKRTYQPSKIRRARTHGFLVRMKTRGGRAVINARRAKGRKRLAV